A genomic region of Pseudomonas sp. MPC6 contains the following coding sequences:
- a CDS encoding antibiotic biosynthesis monooxygenase family protein yields MSNEVINTVKVQAAAGRSEELGRQLQKIVETLREQPGCDSYMVDRCPEDDTRWTVSARWQSEAAMQMHFNCPEVQGFIGLIDSRLANAVDFNSFPIV; encoded by the coding sequence ATGTCCAACGAAGTGATCAATACCGTAAAGGTGCAGGCTGCAGCCGGCCGTTCGGAAGAACTCGGCAGGCAACTGCAAAAGATAGTCGAAACCCTGCGTGAACAACCGGGCTGCGACTCCTATATGGTCGACCGCTGCCCCGAGGACGACACCCGCTGGACAGTCAGCGCCCGCTGGCAATCGGAAGCCGCCATGCAGATGCATTTCAACTGCCCTGAAGTACAAGGCTTCATCGGCCTGATCGACAGCCGACTGGCCAACGCTGTCGACTTCAACAGTTTCCCTATCGTTTAA
- a CDS encoding cupin domain-containing protein — MKALRFCAASLATLALTVSAAAFAHETGAPSEKVTVLQDQMLKNVPGKKALMIEVDYQPGQSSIAHKHEGTAMAYVLSGTITSQVKGEKAITYKAGEYWYEAAGSEHLVSKNASATQPAKLLVFMVLSPEEKVLIPLEN, encoded by the coding sequence ATGAAAGCGTTGCGTTTCTGTGCTGCCTCCCTCGCCACCCTGGCCCTGACCGTTTCAGCCGCTGCATTCGCCCATGAAACCGGCGCCCCTTCGGAAAAAGTTACGGTGTTGCAGGACCAGATGCTGAAAAACGTACCGGGCAAAAAAGCCTTGATGATCGAAGTCGACTACCAACCCGGTCAATCGTCGATCGCTCACAAGCACGAGGGTACGGCGATGGCCTACGTGCTTTCCGGCACCATCACTTCTCAGGTGAAGGGGGAAAAGGCGATCACTTACAAGGCAGGCGAGTACTGGTACGAGGCAGCCGGGTCGGAACATCTGGTGTCGAAAAATGCCAGCGCCACCCAGCCTGCCAAACTGCTGGTATTCATGGTGTTGTCCCCGGAGGAAAAGGTGTTGATCCCTTTGGAAAACTGA
- a CDS encoding ATPase: MKLALASTLTMTVVLTGCSVATAPKAVSSLDGLFTEPVGRSSATSVASGRNVSLGLVYSSNTQANRAYLQHYQANAGTGFGQGLLVQSIHDAYVATSKPDLAVDWVKASLQRQFGTVTVYPDLQSLRAAKPDVVAIVDTRSQLMTSRSSDIEADVRAMFYDSNFNYIGTAQGYDAKALSPIWADYKRSEEIVADINEQQNVQVRALQKFDRSLSNLLTGPTDKVSMVDNKTGWKLY; encoded by the coding sequence ATGAAACTTGCGCTGGCCAGTACCTTGACGATGACGGTTGTTTTAACTGGCTGTTCGGTTGCCACTGCGCCGAAGGCCGTTTCTTCCCTCGACGGTCTGTTCACTGAACCGGTCGGTCGCAGCAGTGCCACCAGTGTTGCCAGTGGCCGCAACGTGTCCTTAGGGCTTGTCTACAGTTCAAACACCCAGGCCAACCGCGCCTACCTTCAGCATTACCAGGCCAACGCCGGCACCGGTTTCGGTCAGGGCCTGCTGGTGCAGTCGATTCACGATGCCTATGTGGCCACCTCAAAACCGGACCTGGCCGTGGACTGGGTCAAGGCCTCCTTGCAACGTCAGTTCGGTACGGTGACGGTGTATCCGGACCTGCAAAGCCTCAGGGCGGCGAAACCGGATGTGGTCGCGATTGTCGATACCCGCAGTCAATTGATGACGTCGCGCAGTTCGGACATCGAGGCGGATGTCCGGGCGATGTTCTATGATTCCAACTTCAACTACATCGGCACTGCCCAAGGGTATGATGCTAAAGCGCTGAGTCCGATATGGGCGGATTATAAACGCAGCGAAGAGATTGTTGCGGACATTAATGAACAGCAGAATGTACAAGTTCGGGCGTTGCAGAAGTTTGACCGGTCGCTCAGTAATTTATTGACCGGGCCGACAGATAAAGTGTCGATGGTTGATAATAAAACAGGCTGGAAGTTGTATTGA